A window of Apodemus sylvaticus chromosome 9, mApoSyl1.1, whole genome shotgun sequence contains these coding sequences:
- the Slc40a1 gene encoding solute carrier family 40 member 1 — protein MTKARDPQTGQEGCCGSLANYLTSAKFLLYLGHSLSTWGDRMWHFAVSVFLVELYGNSLLLTAVYGLVVAGSVLVLGAIIGDWVDKNARLKVAQTSLVVQNVSVILCGIILMMVFLHKNELLTMYHGWVLTVCYILIITIANIANLASTATAITIQRDWIVVVAGENRSRLADMNATIRRIDQLTNILAPMAVGQIMTFGSPVIGCGFISGWNLVSMCVEYFLLWKVYQKTPALAVKAALKVEESELKQLTSPKDTEPKPLEGTHLMGEKDSNVRELECEQEPTCASQIAEPFRTFRDGWVSYYNQPVFLAGMGLAFLYMTVLGFDCITTGYAYTQGLSGSILSILMGASAITGIMGTVAFTWLRRKCGLVRTGLFSGLAQLSCLILCVISVFMPGSPLDLSVSPFEDIRSRFMHVEPASPTTKIPDTVVTAETHMSNVSDVVNTVHEMSTKSVPIISVSLLFAGVIAARIGLWSFDLTVTQLLQENVIESERGIINGVQNSMNYLLDLLHFIMVILAPNPEAFGLLVLISVSFVAMGHLMYFRFAQKTLGNQIFVCGPDEKEVTDENQPNTSVV, from the exons gGGGATCGGATGTGGCACTTTGCAGTGTCTGTGTTTCTGGTGGAACTCTATGGAAACAGCCTCCTTTTGACAGCTGTGTACGGGCTGGTGGTGGCAGGCTCTGTTCTGGTCCTGGGAGCCATCATTGGTGACTGGGTGGATAAGAATGCCAGACTTAAGG TGGCCCAGACATCCCTGGTGGTTCAGAATGTGTCCGTCATCCTCTGTGGAATCATCCTGATGATGGTTTTTCTACATAAGAATGAGCTTCTGACCATGTATCATGGATGGGTCCTT ACTGTCTGCTATATCCTGATCATCACTATTGCAAACATTGCAAATCTGGCCAGTACTGCCACTGCAATTACAATCCAAAGGGACTGGATTGTTGTTGTGGCGGGAGAGAACAGGAGCAGATTAGCAG ACATGAATGCGACCATTAGAAGGATTGACCAGCTGACCAATATCCTGGCCCCCATGGCTGTCGGCCAGATTATGACATTCGGTTCCCCGGTCATTGgctgtggtttcatttctggttgGAATTTGGTGTCCATGTGTGTGGAATACTTCTTGCTCTGGAAGGTTTACCAGAAGACCCCTGCTCTGGCTGTAAAAGCTGCTCTCAAGGTAGAGGAGTCAGAACTGAAGCAGCTGACCTCACCTAAAG ATACTGAGCCAAAACCTTTGGAGGGAACTCATCTAATGGGTGAGAAAGACTCCAACGTCCGTGAACTTGAATGTGAACAAGAGCCCACCTGCGCCTCCCAGATCGCGGAGCCCTTCCGCACTTTCCGAGATGGATGGGTCTCCTACTATAATCAGCCAGTATTTCTGGCTGGCATGGGCTTGGCTTTTCTCTACATGACAGTCCTGGGCTTTGACTGTATCACTACAGGGTACGCCTACACTCAGGGGCTGAGTGGATCCATCCTCAGTATTTTGATGGGAGCATCAGCAATAACTGGAATAATGGGAACTGTGGCCTTCACTTGGCTACGTCGAAAATGTGGCCTTGTTCGCACTGGTCTATTCTCAGGACTAGCCCAGCTTTCCTGTTTGATCTTGTGTGTGATCTCCGTGTTCATGCCTGGAAGCCCCTTGGACCTGTCTGTTTCTCCATTTGAAGATATCCGTTCTAGGTTTATGCATGTGGAGCCAGCATCCCCAACTACCAAAATACCTGACACCGTCGTTACAGCAGAAACGCATATGTCCAATGTGTCTGATGTTGTTAATACTGTCCATGAGATGAGTACTAAATCTGTCCCCATAATCTCCGTAAGCCTGCTGTTTGCAGGAGTCATTGCTGCTAGAATCG GTCTTTGGTCCTTTGATTTGACTGTGACACAGTTGCTGCAAGAAAATGTGATTGAATCGGAAAGAGGCATTATCAATGGTGTGCAGAACTCCATGAACTACCTTCTCGACCTTCTGCATTTCATCATGGTCATCTTGGCCCCAAATCCTGAAGCTTTTGGCTTGCTGGTATTGATTTCAGTCTCCTTTGTGGCAATGGGACATCTTATGTATTTCCGATTTGCCCAGAAGACTCTGGGCAACCAGATTTTTGTTTGTGGTCCTGATGAAAAAGAAGTTACAGATGAAAATCAACCTAATACATCTGTTGTGTAA